The nucleotide sequence CCGTCGGAAATAACAGGTACCTCGTTTTTTGCAGCAGCCTCCACCGCATCTACAATAGCGGTGAATTGAGGAACACCAATTCCACTGACAACCCGGGTGGTGCAGCTTGCTCCGGCACCGAGACCAACTTTCACACTGTCGGCTCCGGCGTCAATGATAGCACGTGTACCATCACCGGTGGCAACATTCCCGGCAATAACCGGAACGTCATTGTAATTTGACTTCACTTTTCCCACAGCATCCAACACGCCCTGAGAATGACCGTGAGCGGAATCGAGCACAATCACATCCACACCTGCGCCGATAAGTCCTGAAACTCTCTCATCCAGATCGTCGGCAACACCTACAGCGGCGGCAACCAAAAGCCGGCCGTGGGGATCAAGAGAAGCATCAGGATATTTCTCTTTCATCAAAATATCACGCACCGTCACCATACCAGCTAATTTCATTTCTTTGTCTATCAGGAGAAGTTTTTCGATTCTGTTCTTCTGTAGAATGTCTTTTGCTGTCTCTAAGGTGGTACCGCTCTTAGCTGTGATCAACTCTTTGGTCATAACCTCAATAACGGACTGATCAAGGTTTGATTCGAACCGGATATCGCGCTCAGTAAGAATGCCAATGATCTTGTCAGAATCACCAATGACGGGAAGACCTGATATCTCATGGTGCTTCATTATAGCGATGGCATCCTTCAGCGTCTTATCCGGGGAAATGGTGACAGGGTCTAGGATAATTCCGCTCTCGGCCCGTTTTACTTTAGTCACTTCCTTCACCTGGCGGTCTACAGACATATTCTTGTGAATGACGCCCATACCTCCCTCTCTTGCCAAGGCGACGGCCATATCACTTTCAGTTACTGTGTCCATAGCGGCACTGAGGATTGGTATGTTGAGATTAATGGACTTCGTAAGCTGTGCTGTGACATCAACTTCCTTGGGAAGCACTTTTGAATGCCTCGGCACAAGAAGGACATCATCGAAAGTAAGAGACTCTTTTAGTTTACTGTATCTCGCCATTTTCAGTTCAACTTTAGCTTTGAATTTGCTGCTGAAATTATCTTCTCACTCCGAATCAATCCAACAGCACTGGCAATCTCTGCAGATAAAACCCGATCACGACTGTTGAAAGGAATAACACGGCGGACCGCATCACGGACTGCTTTAGTCACAGGAGAAGACTTAAGAGGCCGGCGGAGATCTAACAAATGTGTAGCAACCAGCAACTCGATGGCCAGAATATGTTCCAGATTATCTATAATACTCAAAAGCTTTCGACCGGCGATTGGCGCCATAGAGACAAAATCTTCCTGTCCGTTTTCGGTAGTTATTGAGTCAACAGAAGCGGGAAAAGCCAATGTTTTGTTCTCAGATGCCAGGGCCGCTGCAGTAATCTGTGCTATCATATACCCAGACTCAACACCTGGTGAACCAGCAAGAAATGGTGCCACCCCCATATTTTCCCCATCCATCATCCTGTACACCCGTCGTTCAGAAATACCCCCCAATACCACGGCGGAAATGGATAACATATCCGCCGCCTGTCCCACCGGCTCGGCATGGAAATGCCCAGAATTATACACCCCATTAGACTCCCACATCACAAGAGGATTATCGCTCACACTGTTGATTTCATTATTAATAACACGTTTGACTGACTCAAATGTCTCCCGGCATGCACCGTGAACATGAGGAATGCATCGGAAGCTATAAGGATCCTGGACACGGTCGCAATCTTCGTGAGATTTGACAATATCACTCTTATTCAAAATGTTCCAGAGGTTCTTTGCCGACTTTATTTGTCCGGGGTGCTTTTTCAGACGATGTAAAGTTGGGTTAAACACTTTACGGGAGCTAAGCGTTGCCTCTACAGAAATTGCCGAAAC is from Candidatus Neomarinimicrobiota bacterium and encodes:
- the guaB gene encoding IMP dehydrogenase, which gives rise to MARYSKLKESLTFDDVLLVPRHSKVLPKEVDVTAQLTKSINLNIPILSAAMDTVTESDMAVALAREGGMGVIHKNMSVDRQVKEVTKVKRAESGIILDPVTISPDKTLKDAIAIMKHHEISGLPVIGDSDKIIGILTERDIRFESNLDQSVIEVMTKELITAKSGTTLETAKDILQKNRIEKLLLIDKEMKLAGMVTVRDILMKEKYPDASLDPHGRLLVAAAVGVADDLDERVSGLIGAGVDVIVLDSAHGHSQGVLDAVGKVKSNYNDVPVIAGNVATGDGTRAIIDAGADSVKVGLGAGASCTTRVVSGIGVPQFTAIVDAVEAAAKNEVPVISDGGIRFSGDMAKAMAAGADCVMLGNLLSGLDESPGEVILHEGRQYKSFRGMGSIGTMREGSADRYFQEGESGIKLVPEGVEGLVPYRGSLSSVIYQLVGGLRASMGYCGVMDIPAFKKEAEFIRISSASYAEGHPHDLRIVKDAPNYQPKDS
- the hutH gene encoding histidine ammonia-lyase gives rise to the protein MITVSGQEYTFEDLKPFVTGSQKVLVKGEVKTSILRSRGVLEDQISSGKIIYGVNTGFGALSQRHIDEKDQKQLQLNLVRSHSAGVGDPFEPGLTRAILFLKLINFCLGYSGVRWDVVALLRDFINYDILPVIPSKGSVGASGDLAPLSHMTLALIGEGEVLFNDRVIPSSNVYKKTGLSPLTLMAKEGIALLNGTQVSTALAVNGLIKMQNLLMTADLVSAISVEATLSSRKVFNPTLHRLKKHPGQIKSAKNLWNILNKSDIVKSHEDCDRVQDPYSFRCIPHVHGACRETFESVKRVINNEINSVSDNPLVMWESNGVYNSGHFHAEPVGQAADMLSISAVVLGGISERRVYRMMDGENMGVAPFLAGSPGVESGYMIAQITAAALASENKTLAFPASVDSITTENGQEDFVSMAPIAGRKLLSIIDNLEHILAIELLVATHLLDLRRPLKSSPVTKAVRDAVRRVIPFNSRDRVLSAEIASAVGLIRSEKIISAANSKLKLN